A portion of the Panthera tigris isolate Pti1 chromosome E1, P.tigris_Pti1_mat1.1, whole genome shotgun sequence genome contains these proteins:
- the ZNF750 gene encoding LOW QUALITY PROTEIN: zinc finger protein 750 (The sequence of the model RefSeq protein was modified relative to this genomic sequence to represent the inferred CDS: inserted 1 base in 1 codon), which yields MNRSCGREEYQVHLYAPRARLLHLNPSHWDSRLQFQPASERENRSCSRAPSATAPDPTAPSTAWLRPHPNERDLPHQTHSTWRRLQIEAPGKKAKEKQQQPPDHNRTGAGSDRTSEGTSTHTTRRNMSLLKERKPKKPHYIPRPPGKPFKYKCFQCPFTCNEKSHLFNHMKYGLCKNSITLVSEQDRVPKCPKSNSLDPKQTNQPDTAAKPTSAKPVVNGLPHFDTKLQQSLAKDDAKENVELHTRGPHRCPGQKSALHEEAAPLSPAPEATRGTQPVLEGIVRPSAFVPVGEHRLKGPEHAEAPELLALPGPTAKATSFHTKSAFHAPGYPWKAGTPFLPPEFPHKIPSTKGFSAISPYVHPAIPEYQPHFYTEHGLATIYSPYLLAGNSPECDXPLLSVYGAQDQRHLLPPPGPVPKHLNPPSAYDHYRFFQQYHSNLPIPYGFYRPESAFSSYGLRLPPVTGISRDHSSHLLEETALLYPALSPSKSSPSNTHRKNTEFEKGSPTPESKDPSQDGQRDTEGTKMSPRAGSAATGSPGRPSPTNFTQTSQPCAGLCGLSDKPAASTLGRLHQPEHSLTAFKPVKKSTEHPNSQALENREESPKSLDAMNGDAPGKTRSASHDPEATPSSPEDGSRTAPLNLSKKPEARPATHSPVYKDFAEVQDMPLNLSVKDPCNALTPRPPFHSPPQEAEPASTAAQNTDTETSKDGPEHAQTNQSSPDAVEAPPTTPAVKAQDARALDSSDEQKQTAAVALCQLAAYSPGNVRMGDGEPTAPESACPQDAPTLSATENPEAQCDLRPRGQKRTSPRDAGKSQQGTKKTKPSDTARVFTLRKRTRVS from the exons ATGAATCGTAGCTGCGGGCGGGAGGAATATCAGGTGCATCTCTACGCCCCGAGGGCTCGACTCCTACACTTAAACCCCTCCCACTGGGACAGCCGGCTCCAGTTTCAGCCAGCGAGCGAGCGTGAGAACAGGTCCTGCTCTCGGGCACCGTCAGCCACGGCTCCTGACCCGACCGCTCCCAGCACTGCCTGGCTCCG cccccaccccaatGAGCGAGACCTCCCCCATCAGACCCACAGCACATGGAGAAGGCTGCAAATAGAAGCACCTGGAAAGAAAGccaaggagaagcagcagcagccgccAGATCATAATCGCACAGGAGCCGGCAGCGACCGGACCAGCGAGGGGACCAGCACCCACACCACAAGAAGGAACATGAGTCTTCTCAAAGAGCGAAAACCAAAAAAGCCGCATTACATCCCGAGACCTCCAGGAAAACCCTTCAAGTATAAGTGTTTCCAGTGCCCTTTCACTTGCAATGAAAAGTCACACCTTTTCAACCACATGAAGTATGGTCTCTGCAAAAACTCCATCACTTTAGTGTCAGAGCAGGACCGCGTCCCCAAGTGCCCCAAATCCAACTCTCTGGACCCCAAGCAGACAAATCAGCCAGACACGGCAGCAAAACCCACCTCTGCCAAGCCTGTTGTCAATGGGCTCCCACACTTTGACACCAAGCTTCAGCAAAGCCTCGCCAAGGACGATGCCAAGGAAAACGTGGAACTGCACACACGTGGGCCCCACAGGTGCCCAGGACAGAAGTCTGCTCTCCACGAGGAAGCAGCACCCCTGAGTCCAGCTCCGGAAGCCACCAGGGGCACCCAGCCCGTTCTGGAAGGCATTGTGCGGCCTTCAGCCTTTGTCCCAGTGGGAGAGCACAGACTCAAAGGGCCAGAGCACGCTGAGGCTCCTGAACTGCTGGCCCTGCCCGGCCCCACGGCCAAAGCCACCTCCTTCCACACCAAGTCTGCGTTCCATGCTCCTGGCTATCCGTGGAAAGCTGGCACGCCTTTCCTCCCGCCAGAGTTCCCACACAAAATCCCGTCTACAAAGGGGTTTAGTGCCATTTCCCCTTACGTGCACCCCGCAATCCCAGAGTACCAGCCACACTTTTACACAGAGCACGGACTGGCCACCATCTACTCACCCTACCTACTTGCTGGGAACTCACCTGAGTGTG GCCCCCTGCTGTCCGTCTACGGGGCCCAAGACCAGAGGCACTTGCTGCCTCCCCCAGGGCCGGTCCCCAAGCACTTGAACCCCCCCTCGGCATATGACCATTACAGGTTCTTCCAGCAGTATCACTCCAACCTGCCAATTCCTTATGGATTTTACAGACCAGAGTCTGCATTCTCCTCCTACGGGCTCAGACTCCCACCTGTCACGGGCATTTCCAGAGATCACAGCTCTCACCTACTGGAAGAAACCGCCCTGCTCTACCCGGCCCTGAGTCCGTCCAAGTCAAGTCCTTCCAACACCCACAGAAAAAACACAGAGTTTGAGAAGGGGAGCCCAACTCCCGAGAGTAAAGACCCCTCCCAAGATgggcagagggacacagagggaacCAAAATGAGCCCTCGCGCGGGCAGCGCAGCCACAGGCTCCCCCGGAAGGCCAAGTCCCACCAACTTCACGCAGACAAGTCAGCCGTGTGCCGGGCTGTGCGGCCTCTCGGACAAGCCAGCTGCCAGCACCCTGGGAAGGCTCCATCAGCCTGAACACAGTCTCACAGCCTTCAAGCCTGTCAAGAAAAGCACAGAGCACCCAAATTCCCaggctctggaaaacagagaagagtccccaaaaag CCTTGATGCCATGAACGGCGATGCTCCAGGCAAGACCAGAAGCGCATCTCACGACCCAGAGGCCACACCTTCCAGCCCAGAAGATGGCTCCAGGACAGCCCCACTGAACCTCTCCAAGAAACCAGAGGCCAGACCAGCCACTCACAGCCCCGTGTACAAGGACTTTGCAGAGGTGCAGGACATGCCTCTCAACCTCTCGGTGAAGGACCCCTGTAACGCCCTGACTCCGAGACCTCCCTTCCACAGCCCACCGCAAGAGGCAGAACCTGCCAGCACCGCTGCTCAAAACACTGACACGGAAACTTCCAAAGATGGGCCAGAACACGCCCAGACGAACCAAAGCAGCCCTGATGCCGTGGAGGCGCCACCAACAACGCCCGCTGTGAAGGCCCAGGACGCGAGAGCGCTGGACAGCAGTGATGAGCAGAAGCAGACAGCGGCTGTGGCCCTCTGCCAGCTGGCGGCCTACAGCCCAGGGAACGTCCGGATGGGCGATGGGGAGCCCACGGCCCCGGAGTCCGCCTGCCCACAAGACGCACCCACCCTCAGCGCCACGGAAAACCCGGAGGCTCAGTGTGACCTCAGACCCAGAGGGCAAAAGAGGACAAGCCCCAGGGATGCAGGGAAGTCCCAGCAAGGAACAAAGAAGACAAAGCCGAGTGACACAGCCAGAGTATTCACCCTTCGTAAGAGAACACGGGTGTCTTAG